In one Drosophila pseudoobscura strain MV-25-SWS-2005 chromosome X, UCI_Dpse_MV25, whole genome shotgun sequence genomic region, the following are encoded:
- the Sh gene encoding potassium voltage-gated channel protein Shaker isoform X11 yields the protein MAHITTTHGSLSQAPRSLPKLSSQDEEGGAGHGFGGGPQHFEPIPHDHDFCERVVINVSGLRFETQLRTLNQFPDTLLGDPARRLRYFDPLRNEYFFDRSRPSFDAILYYYQSGGRLRRPVNVPLDVFSEEIKFYELGDQAINKFREDEGFIKEEERPLPDNEKQRKVWLLFEYPESSQAARVVAIISVFVILLSIVIFCLETLPEFKHYKVFNTTTNGTKIEEDEVPDITDPFFLIETLCIIWFTFELTVRFLACPNKLNFCRDVMNVIDIIAIIPYFITLATVVAEEEDTLNLPKAPVSPQDKSSNQAMSLAILRVIRLVRVFRIFKLSRHSKGLQILGRTLKASMRELGLLIFFLFIGVVLFSSAVYFAEAGSENSFFKSIPDAFWWAVVTMTTVGYGDMTPVGVWGKIVGSLCAIAGVLTIALPVPVIVSNFNYFYHRETDQEEMQSQNFNHVTSCPYLPGTLGQHMKKSSLSESSSDMMDLDDGVESTPGLTDTHPGRCAAQFMGDQQQQQQQQPASSTSMSMSLDKQLQHPLQQYPLQHPLQQQPYQTQTQAQQQQHQQNGFKQQSTISTSAAATTSSASASGSGSGSTTLTMRHNNALAVSIETDV from the exons GTCTTTGCCCAAATTGAGCAGTCAAGACGAAGAAGGGGGGGCTGGTCATGGCTTTGGTGGCGGACCGCAACACTTTGAACCCATTCCTCACGATCATGATTTCTGCGAGAGAGTCGTTATAAAT GTAAGCGGGCTGAGGTTTGAGACACAACTACGTACGCTTAACCAATTCCCGGACACGCTGCTCGGGGATCCGGCTCGGAGATTACGGTACTTTGACCCGCTTAgaaatgaatatttttttgacCGTAGTCGACCGAGCTTCGATGCGATTTTATACTATTATCAGAGTG GTGGCCGACTACGGAGACCGGTCAATGTCCCTTTAGACGTATTTAGTGaagaaataaaattttatgaaTTAGGTGATCAAGCAATTAATAAATTCAG AGAGGATGAAGGCTTTATTAAAGAGGAAGAAAGACCATTACCGGATAATgagaaacaaagaaaagtCTGGCTGCTCTTCGAGTATCCAGAGAGTTCACAAGCCGCCAGAGTTGTAGCCATAATTAGTGTATTTGTTATATTGCTATCAATTGTTATATTTTGTCTAGAAACATTACCCGAATTTAAGCATTACAAG gTGTtcaatacaacaacaaatggcaCAAAAATCGAGGAAGACGAGGTGCCTGACATCACAGATCCTTTCTTCCTTATAGAAACGTTATGTATTATTTGGTTTACATTTGAACTAACTGTCAG GTTCCTCGCATGTCcgaacaaattaaatttctgcaGGGATGTCATGAATGTTATCGACATAATCGCCATCATTCCGTACTTTATAACACTAGCGACTGTCGTTGCCGAAGAGGAGGATACGTTAAATCTTCCAAAAGCGCCAGTCAGTCCACAG GACAAGTCATCGAATCAGGCTATGTCCTTGGCAATATTACGAGTGATACGATTAGTTCGAGTATTTCGAATATTTAAGTTATCTAGGCATTCGAAGGGTTTACAAATATTAGGACGAACTCTGAAAGCCTCAATGCGGGAATTAGGTTTacttatatttttcttatttatag GCGTCGTACTCTTCTCATCGGCGGTTTATTTTGCGGAAGCTGGAAGCGAAAATTCCTTCTTCAAGTCCATACCCGATGCATTTTGGTGGGCGGTCGTCACCATGACCACCGTTGGATATGGTGACATGAC ACCCGTCGGCGTTTGGGGCAAGATTGTGGGATCACTGTGTGCCATTGCTGGTGTGCTGACAATCGCACTGCCGGTGCCGGTTATCGTCAGTAATTTCAATTACTTCTATCACCGCGAAACGGACCAGGAGGAGATGCAGAGCCAGAACTTTAATCATGTCACTAGTTGTCCATATTTGCCAGGTACACTAG GTCAACACATGAAGAAATCGTCGTTGTCCGAGTCCTCATCGGATATGATGGATTTGGATGATGGTGTCGAGTCGACGCCGGGATTAACTGACACACATCCTGGACGTTGTGCAGCTCAGTTTATGGgtgaccagcagcagcagcaacagcagcagccagcatcaTCGActtcgatgtcgatgtcgctCGATAAGCAGCTCCAGCATCCCCTGCAGCAGTACCCACTGCAGCACCCactacagcagcagccgtaccagacgcagacgcaggcgcaacagcagcagcatcagcagaacGGCTTCAAGCAGCAGTCCACAATAAGCACGAGCGCGGCGGCAACAACGAgtagcgccagcgccagcggcagtggcagcgggtCCACCACCCTCACCATGAGGCACAATAATGCCCTGGCCGTTAGTATCGAGACCGATGTTTGA
- the Sh gene encoding potassium voltage-gated channel protein Shaker isoform X5: MAAVAGLYGLGEDRQHRKKQQQQQQHQKEQLEQKEEQKKIAERKLQLREQQLQRNSLDGYGSLPKLSSQDEEGGAGHGFGGGPQHFEPIPHDHDFCERVVINVSGLRFETQLRTLNQFPDTLLGDPARRLRYFDPLRNEYFFDRSRPSFDAILYYYQSGGRLRRPVNVPLDVFSEEIKFYELGDQAINKFREDEGFIKEEERPLPDNEKQRKVWLLFEYPESSQAARVVAIISVFVILLSIVIFCLETLPEFKHYKVFNTTTNGTKIEEDEVPDITDPFFLIETLCIIWFTFELTVRFLACPNKLNFCRDVMNVIDIIAIIPYFITLATVVAEEEDTLNLPKAPVSPQDKSSNQAMSLAILRVIRLVRVFRIFKLSRHSKGLQILGRTLKASMRELGLLIFFLFIGVVLFSSAVYFAEAGSENSFFKSIPDAFWWAVVTMTTVGYGDMTPVGVWGKIVGSLCAIAGVLTIALPVPVIVSNFNYFYHRETDQEEMQSQNFNHVTSCPYLPGTLGQHMKKSSLSESSSDMMDLDDGVESTPGLTDTHPGRCAAQFMGDQQQQQQQQPASSTSMSMSLDKQLQHPLQQYPLQHPLQQQPYQTQTQAQQQQHQQNGFKQQSTISTSAAATTSSASASGSGSGSTTLTMRHNNALAVSIETDV; this comes from the exons GTCTTTGCCCAAATTGAGCAGTCAAGACGAAGAAGGGGGGGCTGGTCATGGCTTTGGTGGCGGACCGCAACACTTTGAACCCATTCCTCACGATCATGATTTCTGCGAGAGAGTCGTTATAAAT GTAAGCGGGCTGAGGTTTGAGACACAACTACGTACGCTTAACCAATTCCCGGACACGCTGCTCGGGGATCCGGCTCGGAGATTACGGTACTTTGACCCGCTTAgaaatgaatatttttttgacCGTAGTCGACCGAGCTTCGATGCGATTTTATACTATTATCAGAGTG GTGGCCGACTACGGAGACCGGTCAATGTCCCTTTAGACGTATTTAGTGaagaaataaaattttatgaaTTAGGTGATCAAGCAATTAATAAATTCAG AGAGGATGAAGGCTTTATTAAAGAGGAAGAAAGACCATTACCGGATAATgagaaacaaagaaaagtCTGGCTGCTCTTCGAGTATCCAGAGAGTTCACAAGCCGCCAGAGTTGTAGCCATAATTAGTGTATTTGTTATATTGCTATCAATTGTTATATTTTGTCTAGAAACATTACCCGAATTTAAGCATTACAAG gTGTtcaatacaacaacaaatggcaCAAAAATCGAGGAAGACGAGGTGCCTGACATCACAGATCCTTTCTTCCTTATAGAAACGTTATGTATTATTTGGTTTACATTTGAACTAACTGTCAG GTTCCTCGCATGTCcgaacaaattaaatttctgcaGGGATGTCATGAATGTTATCGACATAATCGCCATCATTCCGTACTTTATAACACTAGCGACTGTCGTTGCCGAAGAGGAGGATACGTTAAATCTTCCAAAAGCGCCAGTCAGTCCACAG GACAAGTCATCGAATCAGGCTATGTCCTTGGCAATATTACGAGTGATACGATTAGTTCGAGTATTTCGAATATTTAAGTTATCTAGGCATTCGAAGGGTTTACAAATATTAGGACGAACTCTGAAAGCCTCAATGCGGGAATTAGGTTTacttatatttttcttatttatag GCGTCGTACTCTTCTCATCGGCGGTTTATTTTGCGGAAGCTGGAAGCGAAAATTCCTTCTTCAAGTCCATACCCGATGCATTTTGGTGGGCGGTCGTCACCATGACCACCGTTGGATATGGTGACATGAC ACCCGTCGGCGTTTGGGGCAAGATTGTGGGATCACTGTGTGCCATTGCTGGTGTGCTGACAATCGCACTGCCGGTGCCGGTTATCGTCAGTAATTTCAATTACTTCTATCACCGCGAAACGGACCAGGAGGAGATGCAGAGCCAGAACTTTAATCATGTCACTAGTTGTCCATATTTGCCAGGTACACTAG GTCAACACATGAAGAAATCGTCGTTGTCCGAGTCCTCATCGGATATGATGGATTTGGATGATGGTGTCGAGTCGACGCCGGGATTAACTGACACACATCCTGGACGTTGTGCAGCTCAGTTTATGGgtgaccagcagcagcagcaacagcagcagccagcatcaTCGActtcgatgtcgatgtcgctCGATAAGCAGCTCCAGCATCCCCTGCAGCAGTACCCACTGCAGCACCCactacagcagcagccgtaccagacgcagacgcaggcgcaacagcagcagcatcagcagaacGGCTTCAAGCAGCAGTCCACAATAAGCACGAGCGCGGCGGCAACAACGAgtagcgccagcgccagcggcagtggcagcgggtCCACCACCCTCACCATGAGGCACAATAATGCCCTGGCCGTTAGTATCGAGACCGATGTTTGA
- the Sh gene encoding potassium voltage-gated channel protein Shaker isoform X10, whose amino-acid sequence MAHITTTHGSLSQAPRSLPKLSSQDEEGGAGHGFGGGPQHFEPIPHDHDFCERVVINVSGLRFETQLRTLNQFPDTLLGDPARRLRYFDPLRNEYFFDRSRPSFDAILYYYQSGGRLRRPVNVPLDVFSEEIKFYELGDQAINKFREDEGFIKEEERPLPDNEKQRKVWLLFEYPESSQAARVVAIISVFVILLSIVIFCLETLPEFKHYKVFNTTTNGTKIEEDEVPDITDPFFLIETLCIIWFTFELTVRFLACPNKLNFCRDVMNVIDIIAIIPYFITLATVVAEEEDTLNLPKAPVSPQDKSSNQAMSLAILRVIRLVRVFRIFKLSRHSKGLQILGRTLKASMRELGLLIFFLFIGVVLFSSAVYFAEAGSENSFFKSIPDAFWWAVVTMTTVGYGDMTPVGVWGKIVGSLCAIAGVLTIALPVPVIVSNFNYFYHRETDQEEMQSQNFNHVTSCPYLPGTLVGQHMKKSSLSESSSDMMDLDDGVESTPGLTDTHPGRCAAQFMGDQQQQQQQQPASSTSMSMSLDKQLQHPLQQYPLQHPLQQQPYQTQTQAQQQQHQQNGFKQQSTISTSAAATTSSASASGSGSGSTTLTMRHNNALAVSIETDV is encoded by the exons GTCTTTGCCCAAATTGAGCAGTCAAGACGAAGAAGGGGGGGCTGGTCATGGCTTTGGTGGCGGACCGCAACACTTTGAACCCATTCCTCACGATCATGATTTCTGCGAGAGAGTCGTTATAAAT GTAAGCGGGCTGAGGTTTGAGACACAACTACGTACGCTTAACCAATTCCCGGACACGCTGCTCGGGGATCCGGCTCGGAGATTACGGTACTTTGACCCGCTTAgaaatgaatatttttttgacCGTAGTCGACCGAGCTTCGATGCGATTTTATACTATTATCAGAGTG GTGGCCGACTACGGAGACCGGTCAATGTCCCTTTAGACGTATTTAGTGaagaaataaaattttatgaaTTAGGTGATCAAGCAATTAATAAATTCAG AGAGGATGAAGGCTTTATTAAAGAGGAAGAAAGACCATTACCGGATAATgagaaacaaagaaaagtCTGGCTGCTCTTCGAGTATCCAGAGAGTTCACAAGCCGCCAGAGTTGTAGCCATAATTAGTGTATTTGTTATATTGCTATCAATTGTTATATTTTGTCTAGAAACATTACCCGAATTTAAGCATTACAAG gTGTtcaatacaacaacaaatggcaCAAAAATCGAGGAAGACGAGGTGCCTGACATCACAGATCCTTTCTTCCTTATAGAAACGTTATGTATTATTTGGTTTACATTTGAACTAACTGTCAG GTTCCTCGCATGTCcgaacaaattaaatttctgcaGGGATGTCATGAATGTTATCGACATAATCGCCATCATTCCGTACTTTATAACACTAGCGACTGTCGTTGCCGAAGAGGAGGATACGTTAAATCTTCCAAAAGCGCCAGTCAGTCCACAG GACAAGTCATCGAATCAGGCTATGTCCTTGGCAATATTACGAGTGATACGATTAGTTCGAGTATTTCGAATATTTAAGTTATCTAGGCATTCGAAGGGTTTACAAATATTAGGACGAACTCTGAAAGCCTCAATGCGGGAATTAGGTTTacttatatttttcttatttatag GCGTCGTACTCTTCTCATCGGCGGTTTATTTTGCGGAAGCTGGAAGCGAAAATTCCTTCTTCAAGTCCATACCCGATGCATTTTGGTGGGCGGTCGTCACCATGACCACCGTTGGATATGGTGACATGAC ACCCGTCGGCGTTTGGGGCAAGATTGTGGGATCACTGTGTGCCATTGCTGGTGTGCTGACAATCGCACTGCCGGTGCCGGTTATCGTCAGTAATTTCAATTACTTCTATCACCGCGAAACGGACCAGGAGGAGATGCAGAGCCAGAACTTTAATCATGTCACTAGTTGTCCATATTTGCCAGGTACACTAG TAGGTCAACACATGAAGAAATCGTCGTTGTCCGAGTCCTCATCGGATATGATGGATTTGGATGATGGTGTCGAGTCGACGCCGGGATTAACTGACACACATCCTGGACGTTGTGCAGCTCAGTTTATGGgtgaccagcagcagcagcaacagcagcagccagcatcaTCGActtcgatgtcgatgtcgctCGATAAGCAGCTCCAGCATCCCCTGCAGCAGTACCCACTGCAGCACCCactacagcagcagccgtaccagacgcagacgcaggcgcaacagcagcagcatcagcagaacGGCTTCAAGCAGCAGTCCACAATAAGCACGAGCGCGGCGGCAACAACGAgtagcgccagcgccagcggcagtggcagcgggtCCACCACCCTCACCATGAGGCACAATAATGCCCTGGCCGTTAGTATCGAGACCGATGTTTGA
- the Sh gene encoding potassium voltage-gated channel protein Shaker isoform X8, which produces MHAASNVRSPAEMRHKKKRQKQFVMQDNYRMMSLPKLSSQDEEGGAGHGFGGGPQHFEPIPHDHDFCERVVINVSGLRFETQLRTLNQFPDTLLGDPARRLRYFDPLRNEYFFDRSRPSFDAILYYYQSGGRLRRPVNVPLDVFSEEIKFYELGDQAINKFREDEGFIKEEERPLPDNEKQRKVWLLFEYPESSQAARVVAIISVFVILLSIVIFCLETLPEFKHYKVFNTTTNGTKIEEDEVPDITDPFFLIETLCIIWFTFELTVRFLACPNKLNFCRDVMNVIDIIAIIPYFITLATVVAEEEDTLNLPKAPVSPQDKSSNQAMSLAILRVIRLVRVFRIFKLSRHSKGLQILGRTLKASMRELGLLIFFLFIGVVLFSSAVYFAEAGSENSFFKSIPDAFWWAVVTMTTVGYGDMTPVGVWGKIVGSLCAIAGVLTIALPVPVIVSNFNYFYHRETDQEEMQSQNFNHVTSCPYLPGTLVGQHMKKSSLSESSSDMMDLDDGVESTPGLTDTHPGRCAAQFMGDQQQQQQQQPASSTSMSMSLDKQLQHPLQQYPLQHPLQQQPYQTQTQAQQQQHQQNGFKQQSTISTSAAATTSSASASGSGSGSTTLTMRHNNALAVSIETDV; this is translated from the exons GTCTTTGCCCAAATTGAGCAGTCAAGACGAAGAAGGGGGGGCTGGTCATGGCTTTGGTGGCGGACCGCAACACTTTGAACCCATTCCTCACGATCATGATTTCTGCGAGAGAGTCGTTATAAAT GTAAGCGGGCTGAGGTTTGAGACACAACTACGTACGCTTAACCAATTCCCGGACACGCTGCTCGGGGATCCGGCTCGGAGATTACGGTACTTTGACCCGCTTAgaaatgaatatttttttgacCGTAGTCGACCGAGCTTCGATGCGATTTTATACTATTATCAGAGTG GTGGCCGACTACGGAGACCGGTCAATGTCCCTTTAGACGTATTTAGTGaagaaataaaattttatgaaTTAGGTGATCAAGCAATTAATAAATTCAG AGAGGATGAAGGCTTTATTAAAGAGGAAGAAAGACCATTACCGGATAATgagaaacaaagaaaagtCTGGCTGCTCTTCGAGTATCCAGAGAGTTCACAAGCCGCCAGAGTTGTAGCCATAATTAGTGTATTTGTTATATTGCTATCAATTGTTATATTTTGTCTAGAAACATTACCCGAATTTAAGCATTACAAG gTGTtcaatacaacaacaaatggcaCAAAAATCGAGGAAGACGAGGTGCCTGACATCACAGATCCTTTCTTCCTTATAGAAACGTTATGTATTATTTGGTTTACATTTGAACTAACTGTCAG GTTCCTCGCATGTCcgaacaaattaaatttctgcaGGGATGTCATGAATGTTATCGACATAATCGCCATCATTCCGTACTTTATAACACTAGCGACTGTCGTTGCCGAAGAGGAGGATACGTTAAATCTTCCAAAAGCGCCAGTCAGTCCACAG GACAAGTCATCGAATCAGGCTATGTCCTTGGCAATATTACGAGTGATACGATTAGTTCGAGTATTTCGAATATTTAAGTTATCTAGGCATTCGAAGGGTTTACAAATATTAGGACGAACTCTGAAAGCCTCAATGCGGGAATTAGGTTTacttatatttttcttatttatag GCGTCGTACTCTTCTCATCGGCGGTTTATTTTGCGGAAGCTGGAAGCGAAAATTCCTTCTTCAAGTCCATACCCGATGCATTTTGGTGGGCGGTCGTCACCATGACCACCGTTGGATATGGTGACATGAC ACCCGTCGGCGTTTGGGGCAAGATTGTGGGATCACTGTGTGCCATTGCTGGTGTGCTGACAATCGCACTGCCGGTGCCGGTTATCGTCAGTAATTTCAATTACTTCTATCACCGCGAAACGGACCAGGAGGAGATGCAGAGCCAGAACTTTAATCATGTCACTAGTTGTCCATATTTGCCAGGTACACTAG TAGGTCAACACATGAAGAAATCGTCGTTGTCCGAGTCCTCATCGGATATGATGGATTTGGATGATGGTGTCGAGTCGACGCCGGGATTAACTGACACACATCCTGGACGTTGTGCAGCTCAGTTTATGGgtgaccagcagcagcagcaacagcagcagccagcatcaTCGActtcgatgtcgatgtcgctCGATAAGCAGCTCCAGCATCCCCTGCAGCAGTACCCACTGCAGCACCCactacagcagcagccgtaccagacgcagacgcaggcgcaacagcagcagcatcagcagaacGGCTTCAAGCAGCAGTCCACAATAAGCACGAGCGCGGCGGCAACAACGAgtagcgccagcgccagcggcagtggcagcgggtCCACCACCCTCACCATGAGGCACAATAATGCCCTGGCCGTTAGTATCGAGACCGATGTTTGA
- the Sh gene encoding potassium voltage-gated channel protein Shaker isoform X9: MHAASNVRSPAEMRHKKKRSLPKLSSQDEEGGAGHGFGGGPQHFEPIPHDHDFCERVVINVSGLRFETQLRTLNQFPDTLLGDPARRLRYFDPLRNEYFFDRSRPSFDAILYYYQSGGRLRRPVNVPLDVFSEEIKFYELGDQAINKFREDEGFIKEEERPLPDNEKQRKVWLLFEYPESSQAARVVAIISVFVILLSIVIFCLETLPEFKHYKVFNTTTNGTKIEEDEVPDITDPFFLIETLCIIWFTFELTVRFLACPNKLNFCRDVMNVIDIIAIIPYFITLATVVAEEEDTLNLPKAPVSPQDKSSNQAMSLAILRVIRLVRVFRIFKLSRHSKGLQILGRTLKASMRELGLLIFFLFIGVVLFSSAVYFAEAGSENSFFKSIPDAFWWAVVTMTTVGYGDMTPVGVWGKIVGSLCAIAGVLTIALPVPVIVSNFNYFYHRETDQEEMQSQNFNHVTSCPYLPGTLVGQHMKKSSLSESSSDMMDLDDGVESTPGLTDTHPGRCAAQFMGDQQQQQQQQPASSTSMSMSLDKQLQHPLQQYPLQHPLQQQPYQTQTQAQQQQHQQNGFKQQSTISTSAAATTSSASASGSGSGSTTLTMRHNNALAVSIETDV, encoded by the exons GTCTTTGCCCAAATTGAGCAGTCAAGACGAAGAAGGGGGGGCTGGTCATGGCTTTGGTGGCGGACCGCAACACTTTGAACCCATTCCTCACGATCATGATTTCTGCGAGAGAGTCGTTATAAAT GTAAGCGGGCTGAGGTTTGAGACACAACTACGTACGCTTAACCAATTCCCGGACACGCTGCTCGGGGATCCGGCTCGGAGATTACGGTACTTTGACCCGCTTAgaaatgaatatttttttgacCGTAGTCGACCGAGCTTCGATGCGATTTTATACTATTATCAGAGTG GTGGCCGACTACGGAGACCGGTCAATGTCCCTTTAGACGTATTTAGTGaagaaataaaattttatgaaTTAGGTGATCAAGCAATTAATAAATTCAG AGAGGATGAAGGCTTTATTAAAGAGGAAGAAAGACCATTACCGGATAATgagaaacaaagaaaagtCTGGCTGCTCTTCGAGTATCCAGAGAGTTCACAAGCCGCCAGAGTTGTAGCCATAATTAGTGTATTTGTTATATTGCTATCAATTGTTATATTTTGTCTAGAAACATTACCCGAATTTAAGCATTACAAG gTGTtcaatacaacaacaaatggcaCAAAAATCGAGGAAGACGAGGTGCCTGACATCACAGATCCTTTCTTCCTTATAGAAACGTTATGTATTATTTGGTTTACATTTGAACTAACTGTCAG GTTCCTCGCATGTCcgaacaaattaaatttctgcaGGGATGTCATGAATGTTATCGACATAATCGCCATCATTCCGTACTTTATAACACTAGCGACTGTCGTTGCCGAAGAGGAGGATACGTTAAATCTTCCAAAAGCGCCAGTCAGTCCACAG GACAAGTCATCGAATCAGGCTATGTCCTTGGCAATATTACGAGTGATACGATTAGTTCGAGTATTTCGAATATTTAAGTTATCTAGGCATTCGAAGGGTTTACAAATATTAGGACGAACTCTGAAAGCCTCAATGCGGGAATTAGGTTTacttatatttttcttatttatag GCGTCGTACTCTTCTCATCGGCGGTTTATTTTGCGGAAGCTGGAAGCGAAAATTCCTTCTTCAAGTCCATACCCGATGCATTTTGGTGGGCGGTCGTCACCATGACCACCGTTGGATATGGTGACATGAC ACCCGTCGGCGTTTGGGGCAAGATTGTGGGATCACTGTGTGCCATTGCTGGTGTGCTGACAATCGCACTGCCGGTGCCGGTTATCGTCAGTAATTTCAATTACTTCTATCACCGCGAAACGGACCAGGAGGAGATGCAGAGCCAGAACTTTAATCATGTCACTAGTTGTCCATATTTGCCAGGTACACTAG TAGGTCAACACATGAAGAAATCGTCGTTGTCCGAGTCCTCATCGGATATGATGGATTTGGATGATGGTGTCGAGTCGACGCCGGGATTAACTGACACACATCCTGGACGTTGTGCAGCTCAGTTTATGGgtgaccagcagcagcagcaacagcagcagccagcatcaTCGActtcgatgtcgatgtcgctCGATAAGCAGCTCCAGCATCCCCTGCAGCAGTACCCACTGCAGCACCCactacagcagcagccgtaccagacgcagacgcaggcgcaacagcagcagcatcagcagaacGGCTTCAAGCAGCAGTCCACAATAAGCACGAGCGCGGCGGCAACAACGAgtagcgccagcgccagcggcagtggcagcgggtCCACCACCCTCACCATGAGGCACAATAATGCCCTGGCCGTTAGTATCGAGACCGATGTTTGA